The following coding sequences are from one Thermoproteales archaeon window:
- a CDS encoding prefoldin subunit beta — protein MAQELPPGVRSQIVKLQKMQEELQYVLTAKQQRQLQLYEIQNALTELENLPEEREVFKIVGTIMVSKDKESIIKELTERKELVETQLKTLQKQEELLRKQLEELNKKIRASIGGATSAG, from the coding sequence ATGGCACAAGAATTACCTCCTGGGGTTAGAAGTCAAATAGTCAAACTGCAAAAAATGCAAGAAGAACTGCAGTATGTTCTTACAGCTAAGCAACAAAGACAGCTTCAGCTTTATGAAATCCAAAACGCGTTAACGGAATTAGAAAATTTACCTGAAGAAAGAGAAGTTTTCAAAATTGTTGGCACTATAATGGTTAGTAAAGATAAAGAATCCATAATTAAGGAATTAACAGAAAGAAAAGAACTTGTTGAAACGCAGCTTAAAACCTTACAAAAACAGGAAGAATTACTACGTAAACAATTAGAAGAGCTTAATAAGAAAATTAGAGCAAGCATAGGCGGAGCAACAAGTGCAGGTTAA